One genomic segment of uncultured Campylobacter sp. includes these proteins:
- a CDS encoding stomatin-like protein has product MEGFVTTVIVFCVLIAAILKMGVKIVSQSEILIIERLGRFHKVLDGGFHIIVPFFDAVRAKMSVREQLVDISKQQVITKDNVNISVDGIVFLKVIDGKMALYNVEDYRRAISNLAMTTLRSAIGEMSLDSTLSSRDQLNSKLQIALGDAADNWGVKIMRVEISEISVPHGIEEAMNMQMKAEREKRAIELKAEAEKAALIRNAEALKQEKVLEAEAIERMADAKKYEQIALAQGQKDAMDSINLAMSASSFAAEYLLAQGRVNAFSELSKNPSKDKIIVPYETSELIGSLSVLKEFLGKNGAKELK; this is encoded by the coding sequence ATGGAAGGGTTCGTAACTACGGTAATAGTATTTTGCGTCCTCATCGCGGCAATTCTAAAGATGGGGGTCAAGATCGTCTCACAATCGGAAATTTTAATCATCGAGCGGCTGGGTCGCTTTCACAAGGTGCTCGACGGCGGCTTTCACATCATCGTGCCGTTTTTTGACGCGGTACGCGCGAAGATGAGCGTGCGCGAGCAGCTCGTGGACATCAGCAAGCAGCAAGTCATCACTAAAGATAACGTCAACATAAGCGTCGACGGTATCGTATTTTTGAAGGTTATCGACGGTAAGATGGCGCTTTACAACGTCGAGGATTATCGCCGCGCGATTTCAAATTTAGCGATGACGACGCTACGTAGCGCGATCGGCGAGATGAGCTTAGACAGCACGCTTAGCTCGCGCGATCAGCTAAATTCCAAGCTGCAAATCGCTCTGGGCGACGCCGCGGATAACTGGGGCGTAAAGATCATGCGCGTGGAGATCTCCGAAATTTCGGTACCGCACGGCATCGAAGAGGCGATGAATATGCAGATGAAAGCTGAGCGTGAAAAGCGCGCGATCGAGCTTAAAGCCGAGGCCGAAAAAGCGGCTCTCATCCGAAACGCCGAAGCGCTAAAGCAGGAGAAGGTGCTCGAAGCCGAGGCGATCGAGCGTATGGCGGATGCGAAAAAATATGAGCAGATCGCGCTCGCGCAAGGTCAAAAAGACGCGATGGACAGTATAAATTTAGCGATGAGCGCTTCCAGCTTTGCGGCGGAATACCTGCTCGCGCAGGGTCGCGTAAACGCCTTCAGCGAGCTGTCCAAAAACCCTAGCAAGGATAAAATTATAGTGCCTTACGAAACGAGCGAGCTTATCGGCTCTCTTAGCGTGCTTAAAGAATTCCTCGGCAAAAACGGCGCGAAGGAGCTCAAATGA
- a CDS encoding NfeD family protein has protein sequence MNALIFIIIGVILAIVELLVMDFTFIFFSAGFFITGLLSFGFHLDWDVQILLSFVLSFVLLIAFKRPLKSRFFKPEEKHEDNFLDESGTGTVKNGMVYFKGTFWKSDEISELNEGDRVEILGVKNGQIVLKKDSSRNSSSADGVNLNDGDANLSDADSTSADDKNSNAAANDANLKGANG, from the coding sequence ATGAACGCGCTGATTTTTATCATAATCGGCGTGATTTTGGCGATCGTCGAGCTTTTGGTGATGGATTTTACCTTTATATTTTTCAGCGCCGGATTTTTCATCACGGGGCTTTTGAGCTTCGGTTTTCATCTTGATTGGGACGTACAAATTCTGCTTTCGTTCGTGCTTTCTTTCGTGCTTCTGATCGCATTTAAAAGGCCGCTAAAATCGCGCTTTTTCAAACCAGAAGAGAAACATGAGGATAATTTTTTAGACGAAAGCGGCACCGGCACCGTCAAAAACGGCATGGTCTATTTCAAAGGCACGTTTTGGAAAAGCGATGAAATTTCAGAGCTTAACGAGGGCGACCGCGTCGAAATTTTAGGCGTAAAAAACGGCCAGATCGTGCTAAAAAAAGATAGCAGTCGAAATTCTAGCAGCGCAGACGGCGTAAATTTAAATGACGGCGACGCAAATTTAAGCGACGCGGACAGCACGAGTGCCGACGATAAAAATTCCAATGCCGCCGCGAACGATGCAAATTTAAAGGGAGCCAATGGCTAG
- a CDS encoding dehypoxanthine futalosine cyclase — translation MARMSADEALELIEHADLNELGRAAFARKRELHPDRVTTFIIDRNINYTNACMIDCKFCAFYRHASDADAYVLSFEQISEKIEELIAVGGTQILFQGGVHPKLKIEWYEDLVEFIHKNYPSITIHGFSAIEIDYIARLSGISTLEVLRRLQAKGLYSMPGAGAEILSDRVRDLVAPRKSDSVTWLRVHEEAHGIGMKTTATMMFGTLESTREIVEHWDKIRELQDRTGGFRAFILWSFQGQNTRLLREHPKIKKQSPNRYLRLLAVSRLFLDNFKNIQSSWVTQGSYIGQLALKFGANDLGSTMMEENVVKAAGASFRMSKDEMIALIRDVGEIPAKRNTNYDILETYA, via the coding sequence ATGGCTAGAATGAGCGCCGATGAGGCGCTAGAGCTAATCGAACATGCCGATCTGAACGAGCTTGGACGCGCGGCGTTTGCGCGCAAGCGCGAGCTGCACCCGGACCGCGTCACGACCTTCATCATCGATCGAAACATAAACTACACCAACGCCTGCATGATAGATTGCAAATTTTGCGCATTTTATCGCCACGCAAGCGACGCGGACGCCTACGTGCTGAGCTTTGAGCAGATTAGCGAAAAGATCGAGGAGCTCATCGCTGTGGGCGGCACGCAAATTTTATTTCAAGGCGGCGTCCATCCGAAGTTGAAAATCGAATGGTACGAGGATCTGGTGGAGTTCATCCACAAAAATTACCCGAGTATCACGATCCACGGCTTCTCGGCGATCGAGATCGATTATATCGCGCGCCTTAGCGGCATCAGCACGCTCGAAGTGCTTCGCAGACTGCAAGCTAAGGGGCTCTACTCGATGCCCGGAGCCGGAGCCGAAATTTTAAGCGACCGCGTGCGAGACCTCGTAGCGCCGCGTAAAAGCGACAGTGTCACGTGGCTTAGAGTGCACGAGGAGGCGCACGGTATCGGTATGAAAACGACCGCCACTATGATGTTCGGCACGCTTGAAAGTACGCGCGAGATCGTAGAGCACTGGGATAAAATCCGCGAGCTGCAAGACCGCACGGGCGGCTTTCGAGCGTTCATTTTGTGGAGCTTTCAGGGGCAAAACACCCGCCTTTTGCGCGAGCATCCCAAGATCAAAAAGCAAAGCCCGAACCGCTACCTGCGCCTACTCGCCGTCTCGCGGCTATTTTTGGATAATTTCAAAAACATCCAAAGCAGCTGGGTCACGCAGGGCAGCTACATCGGGCAGCTGGCGCTGAAATTCGGCGCGAACGATCTTGGAAGCACGATGATGGAGGAAAACGTCGTAAAGGCCGCGGGCGCAAGCTTTCGGATGAGCAAGGATGAGATGATAGCGCTGATCCGCGACGTAGGCGAAATACCCGCCAAGCGCAACACCAACTACGATATTTTGGAGACTTACGCTTAA
- a CDS encoding pitrilysin family protein, giving the protein MEKKEISLKTKGGKSAKIDFLYQFDNSLPVASFKLIFKASGAVSEKTLGLARICASVLGEGSKTLGVSEFHRKLDIRAVEISAASNFETFGIQLNCLKEHFDFGLDMLRELLSEPNLTPSVLEKLKMQTIGEIAVLKSEFDYIATCNLKALLYPHTRLAQPLIGDEASIERITMKDVREFFASLSLENLYVVLCGDVSDKNPKIAEILSLFSSGKKRELPFFTPSDAKKIKIQKEQTQQAYIYFGAPFALPKEQEFIANTALFVLGSSGFGSRLMERIRVKHGLAYSVYARGDFELSRREFWGYLQTKNENLQNAAALVKEEIAKFIASGVSEAELKSAKKFLIGSAVLQKETMFKRAAIAQSEYYKGYAFGKFERNLKRIETLKLGVLNDFIKSHDEIMNLSFSVICDEAAAKKGLEI; this is encoded by the coding sequence ATGGAAAAAAAAGAGATTTCACTTAAGACCAAAGGCGGCAAAAGCGCTAAAATCGACTTTTTATATCAGTTCGATAATTCGCTGCCGGTGGCGAGCTTCAAGCTAATTTTCAAAGCAAGCGGCGCGGTGAGCGAGAAGACCCTTGGCCTTGCGCGTATCTGCGCGAGCGTTTTGGGCGAGGGCTCAAAGACGCTAGGGGTGAGCGAATTTCACCGCAAGCTCGATATCCGCGCGGTCGAAATCAGCGCCGCGAGCAATTTTGAAACCTTCGGCATCCAGCTAAACTGCCTAAAAGAGCATTTCGATTTCGGCCTAGATATGCTGCGAGAGCTGCTTAGTGAGCCTAATTTAACGCCCTCGGTGCTGGAAAAACTAAAAATGCAAACCATAGGCGAGATCGCCGTGCTAAAAAGCGAGTTCGATTACATCGCGACGTGCAACCTAAAAGCGCTTCTGTATCCGCACACGAGGCTCGCTCAGCCGCTCATAGGCGACGAGGCGAGCATAGAGCGGATCACGATGAAGGACGTGCGGGAGTTTTTTGCCTCGTTAAGTTTAGAGAATTTATACGTCGTTTTATGCGGCGACGTGAGCGATAAAAACCCGAAAATCGCGGAAATTCTAAGCCTCTTTTCAAGCGGCAAAAAGCGCGAGCTGCCGTTTTTCACGCCGAGCGATGCGAAAAAGATAAAGATCCAAAAGGAGCAGACGCAGCAGGCCTACATCTACTTCGGTGCGCCCTTTGCGCTGCCAAAGGAGCAGGAGTTCATCGCAAACACCGCGCTTTTCGTGCTCGGAAGCAGCGGTTTCGGCAGCAGGCTGATGGAGCGTATCCGCGTTAAGCACGGGCTTGCGTACTCGGTCTATGCGCGCGGCGATTTCGAGCTTAGCCGCCGCGAGTTTTGGGGCTATCTGCAAACCAAAAACGAAAATTTACAAAACGCCGCCGCGCTCGTAAAAGAGGAGATCGCGAAATTTATCGCCTCGGGCGTGAGCGAAGCGGAGTTGAAAAGCGCAAAAAAATTCCTGATCGGAAGCGCTGTGCTGCAAAAAGAGACGATGTTTAAGCGCGCAGCGATCGCGCAGAGCGAGTATTACAAGGGCTATGCATTCGGCAAGTTCGAGCGAAATTTAAAGCGCATCGAGACGCTAAAACTCGGGGTGCTCAATGATTTCATCAAGTCGCACGACGAGATCATGAACCTAAGTTTTTCCGTCATTTGCGACGAGGCCGCCGCGAAAAAGGGGCTTGAAATTTAG
- the hisS gene encoding histidine--tRNA ligase: MIKALRGMNDISGEQARIYSQILNVCERVARNYGFCLIETPKLEQTALFRRSVGESSDIVGKEMYEFSDKSGDSVCLRPEGTAGVVRAFIEKKLDRSGGVHKFYYQGSMFRYERPQKGRLREFHQFGVECFGQSSVYEDASVILMLAQILRELNVSATLKINSLGDEECMPAYKTKLVNFLQDRKDRLCEDCQRRIDTNPIRVLDCKNESCQKILAAAPLITENLNDACAAEFAQLQRILTQNGQKFEIDAKLVRGLDYYCKTAFEFVSSELGAQSAVGGGGRYDRLVEFLGGRKTAGVGFAIGIERIAEILKTRESPQAREGLYIGALDEAFVSTAFSFALKLRKFCKTQISYEPKALAKHLKAADGAEAKFCLCIGQDEFDRAEVWCKNLEDQTTFAIKFKEVEAFFKDRA, from the coding sequence ATGATCAAGGCACTCCGCGGTATGAACGATATTTCAGGCGAGCAGGCGCGCATCTACTCGCAAATTTTAAACGTGTGCGAGCGCGTGGCGCGCAATTACGGCTTTTGTCTCATCGAAACGCCCAAGCTCGAACAGACCGCGCTATTTCGCCGAAGCGTCGGCGAGAGCAGCGACATCGTCGGCAAAGAGATGTATGAGTTTAGCGACAAAAGCGGAGATAGCGTCTGCCTGCGCCCCGAAGGTACCGCAGGCGTCGTGCGCGCCTTTATCGAAAAAAAGCTAGACCGTAGCGGCGGCGTGCATAAATTTTATTATCAAGGCTCGATGTTTCGCTACGAGCGCCCGCAAAAGGGGCGCCTGCGCGAGTTTCATCAATTCGGCGTCGAGTGCTTCGGGCAAAGTAGCGTCTATGAGGATGCGAGTGTGATTTTGATGTTAGCTCAAATTTTACGCGAGCTAAATGTCTCCGCAACGCTTAAAATCAACTCTTTAGGCGATGAGGAGTGCATGCCGGCATATAAAACCAAGCTCGTAAATTTCTTGCAAGATCGCAAAGACAGGCTCTGCGAGGACTGCCAAAGGCGCATCGACACCAATCCGATCCGCGTGCTGGACTGCAAAAACGAAAGCTGCCAGAAAATTTTAGCCGCTGCGCCGCTTATAACTGAAAATTTAAACGACGCTTGCGCCGCGGAATTTGCACAGCTGCAAAGAATTTTAACCCAAAACGGACAAAAATTTGAGATCGATGCGAAGCTCGTGCGCGGGCTTGATTACTACTGTAAAACCGCCTTCGAGTTCGTCTCAAGCGAGCTTGGCGCGCAAAGCGCCGTAGGCGGCGGCGGGCGCTACGATAGGCTCGTGGAGTTTTTAGGCGGTAGAAAGACGGCGGGCGTGGGCTTTGCGATCGGTATCGAGCGAATAGCCGAAATTTTAAAAACGCGCGAAAGCCCACAAGCGCGCGAGGGACTTTATATCGGCGCACTGGACGAGGCGTTCGTAAGCACGGCGTTTTCGTTTGCGCTAAAACTGCGAAAGTTTTGTAAAACTCAAATTTCATACGAGCCCAAGGCGCTTGCGAAGCATTTAAAGGCAGCCGACGGGGCGGAGGCGAAATTTTGCCTTTGCATCGGACAGGACGAGTTTGATCGCGCCGAAGTGTGGTGTAAAAATTTAGAGGATCAAACCACTTTTGCGATTAAATTTAAAGAGGTCGAAGCATTTTTTAAGGATAGAGCATGA